In the genome of Streptomyces sp. V2I9, one region contains:
- a CDS encoding chitinase, with translation MERSAGSSRRSRRRSRPVLGSTLAVAAAAALTVTGLVSTAQAADVNNAKNAGFEAGLANWTCTGGTGAAVSTPVRSGTSALKATPAGHDNAKCSQSVKVQPNSTYTLSSWVQGGYAYLGASGTGTTDVSTWTPGSSTWTKLSTSFKTGANTTSVTVYTHGWYGQAAYFADDIEVTGPDGGGGEEPGPVVPATPAGLTAGATTTSSVALSWNAVSGATGYTVYRDGAKATTSTGTSATVTGLSADTAYQFSVSATNAAGESVKSAAITARTAKNGTGPVTSVPKHAVTGYWQNFNNGATVQKLSDVPADYDIIAVSFADATATQGAVTFNLDTAGLNGYTEAQFRADIKAKQAAGKNVIISIGGELGTVRVDNDASATAFANSVHALMQDWGFNGVDIDLENGLNATYMTKALRQLSAKAGPGLVLTMAPQTIDMQSTSGEYFKTALNVKDILTVVNMQYYNSGSMLGCDGKVYSQGSVDFLTALACIQLEGGLDPSQVGIGVPASTRGAGSGYVAPSVVNAALDCLTKGTNCGSFKPSRTYPSLRGAMTWSTNWDATAGFAWSKAVGPHVRSLP, from the coding sequence GTGGAACGCTCCGCAGGCAGCAGTCGCAGAAGCAGGCGCCGCTCCCGGCCCGTGCTCGGCTCCACCCTGGCCGTCGCCGCCGCAGCGGCCCTGACCGTCACCGGACTCGTCAGCACCGCCCAGGCCGCCGACGTCAACAACGCCAAGAACGCGGGCTTCGAAGCGGGCCTGGCGAACTGGACCTGTACCGGGGGCACCGGCGCCGCAGTCTCCACCCCCGTACGCAGCGGTACGTCCGCGCTGAAGGCCACCCCCGCCGGCCACGACAACGCCAAGTGCTCGCAGTCGGTCAAGGTGCAGCCCAACTCGACGTACACGCTCAGTTCCTGGGTGCAGGGCGGCTACGCCTACCTCGGAGCGAGCGGCACCGGCACCACCGACGTGTCCACCTGGACACCGGGCTCCTCCACCTGGACCAAGCTGTCCACGAGCTTCAAAACCGGCGCCAACACCACCTCGGTGACCGTGTACACCCACGGCTGGTACGGGCAGGCCGCCTACTTCGCCGACGACATCGAGGTGACCGGTCCCGACGGCGGAGGCGGCGAGGAGCCCGGCCCCGTCGTCCCGGCGACCCCGGCCGGCCTCACGGCGGGCGCGACCACCACGTCCTCCGTCGCCCTGTCGTGGAACGCGGTCTCCGGCGCCACCGGGTACACCGTGTACCGGGACGGCGCGAAGGCCACCACCTCCACCGGCACCTCGGCGACCGTCACCGGCCTGAGCGCCGACACCGCCTACCAGTTCTCGGTGAGCGCCACCAACGCGGCCGGCGAGTCGGTCAAGTCGGCGGCGATCACCGCCCGTACGGCCAAGAACGGCACCGGCCCGGTGACCTCCGTGCCCAAGCACGCGGTGACCGGTTACTGGCAGAACTTCAACAACGGCGCCACCGTCCAGAAGCTGAGCGACGTCCCGGCCGACTACGACATCATCGCGGTCTCCTTCGCGGACGCCACGGCGACGCAGGGCGCGGTCACCTTCAACCTGGACACCGCCGGACTGAACGGCTACACCGAGGCGCAGTTCCGCGCGGACATCAAGGCCAAGCAGGCGGCCGGCAAGAACGTCATCATCTCCATCGGCGGCGAGCTGGGCACGGTCCGCGTCGACAACGACGCCTCCGCCACCGCGTTCGCCAACTCGGTCCACGCGCTGATGCAGGACTGGGGCTTCAACGGGGTCGACATCGACCTGGAGAACGGCCTCAACGCCACGTACATGACCAAGGCGCTGCGCCAGCTCTCGGCGAAGGCGGGCCCCGGCCTGGTCCTCACCATGGCCCCGCAGACCATCGACATGCAGTCGACGTCGGGCGAGTACTTCAAGACCGCGCTGAACGTCAAGGACATCCTGACGGTCGTCAACATGCAGTACTACAACAGCGGTTCGATGCTCGGCTGTGACGGCAAGGTCTACTCGCAGGGCTCGGTGGACTTCCTCACCGCACTCGCCTGCATCCAGCTGGAGGGCGGCCTCGACCCGTCCCAGGTCGGCATCGGCGTCCCCGCCTCCACGCGCGGCGCGGGCAGCGGCTACGTCGCCCCGTCGGTCGTGAACGCGGCGCTGGACTGCCTGACCAAGGGCACCAACTGCGGTTCGTTCAAGCCGTCCAGGACCTACCCGTCGCTGCGCGGCGCGATGACCTGGTCGACGAACTGGGACGCGACGGCCGGGTTCGCCTGGTCGAAGGCGGTCGGCCCGCACGTCCGCAGCCTGCCGTAG
- a CDS encoding Flp pilus assembly protein CpaB, which produces MNSRQRRGVILLLLSVLCAFAAFAGVLSVISDVNSKVGPEVTAYRLKTNVAPYTALNSGQFEKITMPKRWLSENAVTDLREVESKIAVTELRSGSLLQSDMMVRKPELRAGEQEIAIMIDASTGVAGKITPGATVNIYATFAGEQQGDPAQSKVIVANAKVLDVGELTALNPRPDDRGTGATEAVPITFALNTLDTQRVAYAESFAEHVRLALVAPGSDGTIRPGDRTYTLDKDK; this is translated from the coding sequence ATGAACTCCCGCCAGCGCCGCGGCGTGATACTCCTGCTCCTGTCGGTCCTGTGTGCCTTCGCGGCCTTCGCCGGGGTGCTCTCGGTGATCAGCGACGTCAACTCGAAGGTCGGCCCCGAGGTGACGGCGTACCGGCTGAAGACCAACGTGGCTCCGTACACCGCCCTGAACAGCGGCCAGTTCGAGAAGATCACGATGCCCAAACGGTGGCTCTCGGAGAACGCCGTGACCGACCTGCGGGAGGTCGAGTCGAAGATCGCGGTCACCGAGCTGCGCTCGGGCTCCCTCCTCCAGTCGGACATGATGGTCCGCAAGCCCGAACTCCGCGCCGGTGAGCAGGAGATCGCCATCATGATCGACGCCTCCACCGGCGTCGCCGGCAAGATCACGCCGGGCGCGACGGTCAACATCTACGCCACGTTCGCCGGCGAGCAGCAGGGCGACCCCGCGCAGTCCAAAGTCATCGTCGCCAACGCCAAGGTGCTGGACGTCGGTGAGCTGACCGCCCTGAACCCGCGCCCGGACGACCGGGGCACCGGGGCGACCGAGGCCGTGCCGATCACCTTCGCCCTGAACACGCTGGACACCCAGCGCGTCGCCTACGCCGAGTCGTTCGCCGAGCACGTCCGCCTCGCGCTCGTGGCCCCCGGCAGCGACGGCACCATCCGCCCGGGCGACCGCACCTACACGCTCGACAAGGACAAGTGA
- a CDS encoding AAA family ATPase, with amino-acid sequence MTTRILPAVGDIDAARSVTTLLSQLPDAEPATPVGDSTQLIDALARFAGEALDELPEVVLVHERIGPVPALELIREVSLRFPSVGVVLITADASPNLFADAMDSGARGLVTLPLSYEELANRVQAAAQWSAGVRRHLTAGNEVFTGPGGTVVTVTGAKGGVGATVTAIQLALAAQASGNTVALVDMDLQTGDIASFLDVQFRRSLVDLALITDISPRVLADAVFSHSTGLALLLAPGEGERGEEVSDRSARQIVSALRTRYEIVVVDCGSQMNGANAAAVEMADVALLVTTPDVIAVRGAKRVVRMWERLQIRKAEETVTLVNRFTRNTEIQPPLIQKITGTRVASAAVPANFKELQASIDSGRLHELDAKSTVKQALWGLAGELGIVKESATAKKSGSALVKRNSGAFKNDRGSIGRPRRRRDGSGRGPGDSEGTR; translated from the coding sequence ATGACCACCAGAATCCTCCCCGCCGTCGGTGACATCGACGCGGCCCGCTCCGTCACCACCCTGCTCAGCCAGTTGCCCGACGCCGAACCGGCCACCCCGGTCGGCGACTCCACCCAGCTCATCGACGCGCTGGCCCGGTTCGCCGGCGAGGCGCTCGACGAACTGCCCGAGGTGGTGCTGGTCCACGAGCGGATCGGCCCGGTGCCGGCCCTGGAGCTGATCCGGGAGGTATCGCTGCGGTTCCCGTCCGTCGGGGTCGTCCTGATCACCGCGGACGCCAGCCCGAACCTCTTCGCCGACGCCATGGACTCCGGGGCGCGCGGCCTGGTCACCCTCCCCCTGAGCTACGAGGAGCTGGCCAACCGCGTCCAGGCGGCGGCCCAGTGGTCCGCCGGCGTCCGCCGCCACCTCACCGCCGGGAACGAGGTCTTCACCGGCCCAGGCGGCACGGTCGTCACGGTCACCGGCGCCAAGGGCGGCGTCGGCGCGACCGTCACCGCCATCCAGCTCGCGCTGGCCGCCCAGGCGTCCGGCAACACGGTGGCGCTGGTGGACATGGACCTCCAGACCGGGGACATCGCCTCCTTCCTCGACGTCCAGTTCCGGCGCTCCCTCGTCGACCTCGCCCTGATCACCGACATCTCGCCGCGCGTGCTGGCCGACGCCGTCTTCTCCCACTCCACCGGCCTCGCCCTCCTGCTCGCCCCCGGCGAGGGCGAACGCGGCGAGGAGGTCAGCGACCGCTCGGCCCGCCAGATCGTCAGCGCGCTCCGCACCCGCTACGAGATCGTCGTCGTCGACTGCGGCAGCCAGATGAACGGGGCCAACGCGGCGGCCGTCGAGATGGCCGACGTCGCGCTGCTGGTCACGACCCCCGACGTCATCGCGGTGCGCGGCGCGAAACGCGTCGTACGGATGTGGGAACGGCTCCAGATCCGCAAAGCGGAGGAGACGGTGACCCTGGTCAACCGCTTCACCCGCAACACCGAGATCCAGCCACCGCTGATCCAGAAGATCACCGGTACGCGGGTCGCCTCCGCGGCGGTCCCCGCGAACTTCAAGGAACTCCAGGCGTCCATCGACTCCGGCCGCCTCCACGAACTGGACGCCAAGAGCACGGTCAAGCAAGCGCTCTGGGGCCTGGCCGGCGAGCTGGGCATCGTCAAGGAGAGCGCGACGGCGAAGAAGAGCGGCAGCGCCCTGGTCAAGCGGAACAGCGGCGCCTTCAAGAACGACCGGGGCTCGATCGGACGCCCGCGCCGCCGGCGCGACGGCTCCGGCCGCGGGCCCGGAGACTCCGAGGGGACACGTTGA
- a CDS encoding TadE family protein, with amino-acid sequence MTTTRTARGGIRGRVTALRDRRGRDRGQTAVEFLGMTPFIILIMLVLWECALIGYTFSLAGNAADVGARKGSGAEFASWAACQEGAKKDLPDAWAENAVVTCRSGGALYEATVKLKVPVLVPGLFDLDVPIEGEAGSPREEQSW; translated from the coding sequence ATGACCACCACAAGGACGGCACGCGGCGGCATACGGGGGCGGGTCACCGCCCTGCGTGACCGCCGGGGGCGGGACCGCGGCCAGACGGCCGTCGAGTTCCTGGGCATGACCCCCTTCATCATCCTGATCATGCTCGTGCTCTGGGAGTGCGCGCTGATCGGCTACACCTTCAGCCTCGCGGGCAACGCCGCCGACGTGGGCGCGCGCAAGGGCAGCGGGGCGGAGTTCGCGTCCTGGGCCGCGTGCCAGGAGGGTGCCAAGAAGGACCTCCCCGACGCATGGGCGGAGAACGCGGTCGTCACCTGCCGCAGCGGCGGCGCCCTCTACGAGGCCACCGTGAAGCTGAAGGTCCCGGTCCTGGTACCGGGGCTGTTCGACCTCGACGTCCCGATCGAGGGCGAGGCCGGATCACCGAGGGAGGAGCAGTCATGGTGA
- a CDS encoding TadE/TadG family type IV pilus assembly protein produces MVTTPSYGGRTRPARPGGDRGQVAMEYLGFLPLLLLVAMAAIQLGLAAYAANQAGTAARAGARTEASVDARGSGESNARDAVSDWVEDGGFRYRHSGGQDITVTVRVKVPSVVPGLKGWWAERSTTMADERAGGF; encoded by the coding sequence ATGGTGACGACACCTTCGTACGGCGGGCGCACGCGTCCCGCACGGCCGGGCGGCGACCGGGGGCAGGTCGCCATGGAGTACCTCGGCTTCCTCCCCCTGCTGCTCCTCGTCGCCATGGCGGCCATCCAGCTCGGCCTGGCCGCGTACGCCGCGAACCAGGCGGGCACCGCGGCCCGCGCCGGGGCCCGTACGGAAGCCAGCGTGGACGCGCGCGGCAGTGGCGAGAGCAACGCGCGCGACGCCGTGAGCGACTGGGTGGAGGACGGCGGATTCCGCTACCGCCACAGCGGCGGCCAGGACATCACGGTCACGGTCCGGGTCAAGGTGCCCTCCGTCGTGCCGGGGCTGAAGGGCTGGTGGGCCGAGCGCAGCACCACCATGGCCGACGAGAGGGCCGGGGGCTTCTGA
- a CDS encoding CpaF family protein, which produces MSLRARMTAPEEHGGAREDSHLVATYRAKLLEEIDLAEMSSLAAADRRARLERVLGHIISREGPVLSTVERSQLIRRVVDEALGLGILEPLLEDASITEIMVNGPDQIFVERNGRVEQLPMRFGSHEQLMQTIERIVSTVNRRVDESNPMVDARLPSGERVNVIIPPLSLTGATLTIRRFPRSFTLHEMIGFGSLDEQMLVLLAGLVQAKLNIIVSGATGTGKTTLLNALSGLIPNAERIVTIEDSAELQLQQSHVIRLESRPANVEGKGQITIRDLVRNSLRMRPDRIVVGEVRGGESLDMLQAMSTGHDGSLATVHANSAEDALMRLQTLASMSEVEIPFEALHDQINSAVDVIVQLTRHADGARKITEIAVLDSHGRDPYRIVTVARFDARPMAPDGRIYGDFQYLPLPRRLAERLYLASQPIPQAFGVAQSAEQLATREAN; this is translated from the coding sequence ATGAGCCTGCGGGCACGCATGACCGCTCCGGAGGAGCACGGCGGGGCACGGGAGGACAGCCACCTGGTGGCCACCTACCGGGCCAAGCTGCTGGAGGAGATCGACCTCGCGGAGATGTCCTCGCTGGCCGCCGCCGACCGGCGGGCCCGGCTGGAGCGCGTCCTCGGCCACATCATCAGCCGTGAGGGCCCGGTCCTCTCCACCGTGGAGCGCTCGCAGCTGATCCGCCGCGTCGTCGACGAGGCGCTCGGCCTCGGCATCCTGGAACCGCTCCTGGAGGACGCGTCCATCACCGAGATCATGGTCAACGGCCCCGACCAGATCTTCGTCGAACGCAACGGCCGGGTCGAACAGCTCCCGATGCGCTTCGGCTCCCACGAGCAGCTGATGCAGACCATCGAGCGCATCGTGTCGACCGTCAACCGCCGGGTCGACGAGTCGAACCCGATGGTCGACGCCCGCCTGCCCAGCGGCGAACGCGTCAACGTGATCATCCCGCCGCTCTCGCTGACCGGCGCGACACTCACCATCCGCCGCTTCCCGCGCTCCTTCACGCTCCACGAGATGATCGGCTTCGGCTCGCTGGACGAGCAGATGCTGGTCCTGCTCGCCGGTCTCGTCCAGGCCAAGCTCAACATCATCGTCTCGGGGGCCACCGGTACCGGCAAGACGACCCTGCTCAACGCCCTCTCCGGGCTCATCCCGAACGCCGAACGCATCGTCACCATCGAGGACTCCGCCGAACTCCAGCTCCAGCAGAGCCATGTGATCCGGCTGGAGTCCCGACCGGCGAACGTCGAGGGCAAGGGCCAGATCACCATCCGCGACCTGGTCCGCAACTCGCTGCGTATGCGCCCGGACCGCATCGTCGTCGGTGAGGTCCGCGGCGGCGAGTCCCTCGACATGCTCCAGGCGATGTCCACCGGCCACGACGGCTCGCTCGCCACCGTCCACGCCAACAGCGCCGAGGACGCGCTGATGCGTCTCCAGACCCTCGCCTCGATGTCCGAGGTCGAGATCCCCTTCGAGGCGCTGCACGACCAGATCAACAGCGCCGTCGACGTGATCGTCCAGCTCACCCGGCACGCCGACGGGGCCAGGAAGATCACCGAGATCGCCGTCCTGGACAGCCACGGCCGCGACCCGTACCGCATCGTCACGGTGGCCCGGTTCGACGCGCGGCCGATGGCCCCCGACGGCCGGATCTACGGCGACTTCCAGTACCTCCCGCTGCCCCGGAGGCTCGCCGAACGTCTCTACCTGGCCAGCCAGCCCATTCCCCAGGCGTTCGGCGTGGCCCAGTCCGCCGAACAGCTCGCCACCCGAGAGGCCAACTAG
- a CDS encoding type II secretion system F family protein translates to MDNVNLPLVTVGVTLLCCVLGVMGLYSYSGGKADRDALVDRLSHVGQIPETGRVRRFKGLDRRLRATALGRKLELKLAATGMDITPGEFFVYAVVAMAGLWMIASSMLAAFFGPVAALIGLWGTNAFLNWQRIKRTERFINQLPELSRILANATQAGLALRTSLSMAAEELENPAGEELSRVARRLAVGESLEDALSELTDRLPSRELVVLVTTLVLSNRAGGTVVSSLRNLTETLEERKETRREVKTQLSQVTVTAYAVPVFGIGAMLLMNAVMPGALDRMTGAFIGQAAVVVSIVLYAIGFIVIRRMSRIDV, encoded by the coding sequence ATGGACAACGTCAACCTCCCCCTGGTCACCGTCGGCGTCACGCTGCTGTGCTGCGTGCTCGGCGTGATGGGCCTGTACTCGTACTCCGGAGGCAAGGCCGACCGCGACGCCCTCGTCGACCGGCTCTCCCACGTGGGACAGATCCCGGAGACGGGCCGCGTACGCCGCTTCAAGGGGCTCGACCGCCGGCTGCGCGCCACCGCGCTCGGCCGGAAGCTGGAGCTGAAGCTCGCCGCGACCGGCATGGACATCACGCCCGGCGAGTTCTTCGTCTACGCGGTCGTCGCGATGGCCGGTCTCTGGATGATCGCCTCCTCCATGCTCGCCGCGTTCTTCGGGCCGGTCGCCGCCCTGATCGGCCTCTGGGGCACCAACGCGTTCCTCAACTGGCAGCGGATCAAGCGCACCGAGCGCTTCATCAACCAGCTCCCCGAACTCTCCCGCATCCTCGCCAACGCCACCCAGGCCGGCCTGGCCCTGCGCACCTCGCTGTCCATGGCGGCCGAGGAGTTGGAGAACCCGGCGGGCGAGGAACTGTCGCGGGTCGCCCGCAGGCTGGCGGTCGGGGAGTCCCTGGAGGACGCGCTGAGCGAATTGACCGACCGGCTGCCCTCACGCGAACTCGTGGTCCTGGTGACGACGCTGGTGCTCTCCAACCGGGCCGGCGGTACGGTCGTCAGCTCGCTGCGCAACCTCACCGAGACGCTGGAGGAGCGCAAGGAGACCCGCCGCGAGGTCAAGACCCAGCTCTCCCAGGTCACCGTCACCGCCTACGCCGTACCCGTCTTCGGCATCGGCGCGATGCTCCTGATGAACGCCGTCATGCCCGGCGCGCTGGACCGGATGACGGGCGCGTTCATCGGCCAGGCCGCGGTGGTGGTGTCCATCGTCCTCTACGCGATCGGGTTCATCGTCATCCGCCGCATGTCCCGTATCGACGTCTGA
- a CDS encoding DUF5936 domain-containing protein produces MDLLLALVAGLAVYGAVHGIRMYRADAELPGDLAVALESGATRTSAVGSGIDRLGIRWAPMVLRMMGPKAVNKKRRQIDLAGNPGGLTIDRYAARRAVYGALGLLGAFSMLLRGQLFLALLMVAFGLFWVEAGIWSAIRVRREHIERTLPDFLDVLAVVVSAGLGFRQALDRVADKYEGPWSDELRITLRQMDMGVSRRQAFEELRRRNDSEQVAMFVTTLQQGEELGAPIVETLIQIANDMRRTDAQNARRKAARAVPKATFAVTTFLLPGTLVLLTVGFVYGANVDFAFLTGG; encoded by the coding sequence ATGGACCTGCTGCTCGCCCTGGTCGCCGGCCTCGCCGTGTACGGCGCCGTCCACGGCATCCGGATGTACCGGGCCGACGCCGAACTCCCCGGCGACCTCGCCGTCGCCCTGGAGTCCGGCGCCACCCGCACCAGCGCCGTCGGCTCCGGCATCGACCGCCTCGGCATCCGGTGGGCCCCCATGGTCCTGCGGATGATGGGCCCCAAGGCCGTCAACAAGAAGCGCCGCCAGATCGACCTGGCGGGCAACCCCGGCGGCCTCACCATCGACCGCTACGCCGCCCGCCGCGCGGTCTACGGGGCGCTGGGTCTGCTCGGCGCGTTCTCGATGCTCCTCCGCGGCCAGCTCTTCCTGGCCCTCCTCATGGTCGCCTTCGGCCTGTTCTGGGTGGAGGCGGGCATCTGGTCGGCCATCCGCGTCCGCCGGGAGCACATCGAACGCACGCTCCCGGACTTCCTGGACGTCCTGGCCGTCGTGGTCTCCGCCGGACTCGGCTTCCGGCAGGCACTGGACCGCGTCGCGGACAAGTACGAGGGCCCCTGGTCCGACGAACTGCGCATCACCCTCCGCCAGATGGACATGGGCGTCAGCCGCCGCCAGGCGTTCGAGGAACTGCGCAGACGCAACGACTCCGAACAGGTCGCCATGTTCGTCACCACCCTTCAGCAGGGCGAGGAACTGGGCGCGCCGATCGTCGAGACGCTCATCCAGATCGCCAACGACATGCGCCGCACCGACGCCCAGAACGCCCGCCGCAAGGCGGCCAGGGCGGTCCCGAAGGCCACGTTCGCGGTGACCACGTTCCTCCTGCCGGGCACGCTCGTTCTCCTCACCGTCGGCTTCGTGTACGGCGCGAACGTGGACTTCGCGTTCCTCACCGGGGGATGA
- a CDS encoding sensor histidine kinase: MAYQLSGAHPAAAADLTRAHTGTPARPALAIQVNALQAMCRQVFGFRLAMIAIATPTAISHTAPGLPTWFIGSAILVTFMGSYVLFRDWERFGPVLLRHPWLLAVDASFGALLLITATPESTLAYVTVCTPLLAGLVHGWRGAAVFAALQVVIVVGVYATVPKLEAGGATALLLPGFCVIAGAVGVTLRNLLLRFGTATQALTETRARLAVSEAVEGERTRLAREMHDSVAKTLHGLALAADGLAGSADRMDPPAVRLQAELVARAARRAAAESRELLSDLRREQGLEGGVDLLAELHAQAEDFTARHPVTATFRRLAEETPVPPVPQAVARQLVTVASEALENAHRHADPTYLIVLAGVKGDMLRVSVYDDGRGLPAGTTLEGLRRAGHFGLVGMVERAASIGARIRIGRGKAEKGTEVRVELPLAALAGKTGGAGGVSTGEAGWSGPPPETGRPGPAPGPGYAAAAGPGPGGGPGVGPGSASDLGPASDLGSALGPGPRTVTTTPTRNTRP, translated from the coding sequence ATGGCATACCAGCTCAGCGGGGCCCATCCCGCGGCGGCCGCGGACCTGACCCGCGCCCACACCGGCACCCCCGCACGCCCGGCGCTCGCCATCCAGGTCAACGCGCTCCAGGCGATGTGCCGCCAGGTCTTCGGCTTCCGCCTGGCGATGATCGCCATAGCGACCCCGACCGCCATCAGCCACACCGCCCCCGGTCTGCCCACCTGGTTCATCGGCTCGGCGATCCTGGTCACCTTCATGGGCTCGTACGTCCTGTTCCGGGACTGGGAACGCTTCGGCCCGGTCCTCCTGCGCCACCCCTGGCTCCTGGCCGTCGACGCGTCGTTCGGCGCCCTGCTGCTGATCACGGCGACACCCGAGTCGACCCTCGCGTACGTCACCGTCTGCACGCCCCTGCTGGCGGGCCTGGTCCACGGCTGGCGCGGCGCGGCGGTCTTCGCCGCCCTCCAGGTGGTCATCGTCGTCGGCGTGTACGCCACCGTGCCGAAACTGGAGGCGGGCGGGGCGACGGCCCTCCTGCTCCCCGGCTTCTGCGTGATCGCGGGCGCGGTCGGGGTCACCCTGCGCAACCTCCTCCTGCGCTTCGGCACCGCCACCCAGGCGCTCACCGAGACCCGCGCGCGGCTGGCGGTGAGCGAGGCGGTGGAGGGCGAACGCACGCGCCTGGCACGGGAGATGCACGATTCGGTGGCCAAGACCCTGCACGGCCTGGCCCTGGCCGCGGACGGACTGGCAGGCTCGGCGGACCGGATGGACCCCCCGGCCGTCCGACTCCAGGCGGAACTGGTCGCCCGCGCCGCCCGCCGGGCCGCCGCCGAGTCCCGCGAACTGCTCAGCGACCTGCGGCGGGAACAGGGCCTGGAGGGCGGCGTCGACCTGCTCGCCGAACTCCACGCACAGGCAGAGGACTTCACCGCCCGCCACCCGGTCACGGCCACCTTCCGCCGCCTCGCCGAGGAGACCCCGGTCCCCCCGGTCCCGCAGGCGGTGGCCCGCCAGCTCGTGACCGTCGCCTCCGAGGCCCTGGAGAACGCCCACCGCCACGCCGACCCGACATACCTGATCGTCCTCGCGGGCGTGAAGGGCGACATGCTCCGCGTCAGCGTGTACGACGACGGCCGTGGCCTGCCCGCCGGCACGACCCTGGAAGGGCTGCGCCGGGCAGGCCACTTCGGCCTGGTCGGCATGGTGGAACGGGCCGCCTCCATCGGAGCCCGCATCCGGATCGGCCGGGGCAAGGCGGAGAAGGGCACGGAGGTCCGGGTGGAACTCCCGCTGGCCGCGCTGGCGGGGAAGACGGGCGGGGCGGGTGGCGTGAGCACGGGGGAGGCCGGGTGGTCGGGGCCTCCGCCGGAGACGGGGCGGCCGGGGCCTGCGCCCGGCCCCGGATACGCAGCCGCAGCCGGCCCCGGCCCCGGCGGAGGCCCCGGCGTCGGCCCCGGCTCCGCATCCGACCTCGGCCCCGCATCCGACCTCGGTTCCGCACTCGGCCCCGGCCCCCGGACCGTCACGACCACCCCCACCCGTAACACCCGACCCTGA
- a CDS encoding response regulator transcription factor, producing MPDDVFPAQHRWGAAVRHPAPRHPSPPAPFTQAPGSAEHSGRPEPAGLQHPASPPQPPLPPPHGPGRAPGSPTTSASPFPPAPPAPAPARLRVVVADDNPVVRAGLGVLLSGRADIQVVAEAADGREAYDKTLQHRPDVVLLDVRMPGVDGISALPHLVGIAPVLMLTYSRESEIVHEALRLGAGGYLVHGEFTADQLVQAVRDTKDGRAHFTATAADALLAHMRQGAVPRRGPLPEGLGSALTAAPAPAPAPMNAVPRSFEHSEGLSHLQPSVGQSSQSGGPVDAPNRQQHKLSSREVEVMDLIASGMSNQQIAATCFISEKTVKNHINRIFTKLHSATRSEAIAHWLGTAPRNEGWQP from the coding sequence ATGCCGGACGACGTCTTCCCCGCGCAGCACCGTTGGGGGGCGGCAGTACGCCATCCCGCCCCCCGGCACCCGTCGCCGCCCGCACCGTTCACGCAGGCCCCCGGTTCCGCCGAACACTCCGGGCGTCCCGAGCCCGCCGGACTCCAGCACCCTGCGTCCCCGCCCCAGCCCCCGCTCCCGCCCCCGCACGGGCCGGGCCGGGCACCCGGCAGCCCCACGACGTCCGCGTCCCCCTTCCCTCCGGCTCCGCCGGCCCCCGCTCCGGCCCGGTTGCGGGTGGTGGTCGCGGACGACAACCCGGTGGTCCGGGCGGGTCTGGGTGTCCTGCTCTCGGGCCGTGCCGACATCCAGGTGGTGGCGGAGGCGGCGGACGGCCGCGAGGCGTACGACAAGACGCTCCAGCACCGCCCCGACGTGGTCCTGCTCGACGTCCGGATGCCCGGCGTGGACGGCATCTCGGCCCTGCCGCACCTGGTCGGCATCGCGCCCGTGCTGATGCTGACGTACAGCCGCGAGAGCGAGATCGTCCACGAGGCGCTGCGCCTGGGCGCGGGCGGCTATCTGGTGCACGGCGAGTTCACGGCGGACCAACTGGTCCAGGCGGTACGCGACACGAAGGACGGACGCGCCCACTTCACGGCCACGGCGGCGGACGCCCTGCTCGCCCACATGCGGCAGGGCGCGGTACCCCGGCGAGGCCCCCTGCCGGAGGGCCTCGGGTCGGCGCTGACAGCAGCTCCGGCACCCGCTCCGGCGCCCATGAACGCGGTGCCCCGCTCCTTCGAACATTCGGAAGGCCTTTCGCACCTGCAACCCTCTGTGGGACAGTCTTCTCAGTCCGGGGGGCCGGTGGACGCTCCCAACAGGCAGCAGCACAAGCTGAGTTCGCGGGAGGTGGAGGTCATGGACCTGATTGCGTCCGGAATGAGTAATCAGCAGATCGCCGCTACCTGCTTCATCAGTGAGAAGACGGTCAAGAACCACATCAACCGCATCTTCACGAAGCTCCACAGCGCCACGCGCAGCGAGGCCATCGCCCACTGGCTCGGCACCGCGCCCCGGAACGAAGGGTGGCAGCCATGA